The genomic segment ACAGGCGCGGAGAATTGGTAGAAGACATCTACTACTGAGAAATCAATTTAACACAAGACAACATTGAACTTTAACTACCACTCAAGTTCTAGAATACACAAAAGAGGCAGCGAATAATAAAAGAGGAAGGTACCATTGAAAATGATGCTCCATAATATGGATAAGCAGCTGGAATGAATCTCTCATATTCGTTATGCCTGAATGGTCGAACTGGAATCTGTAAATCACAACATTTCAAGCGAGTAGTTCATGAGAATTGAAACATTAGTCAGAAATGCTGCTGGTTGTCAACTACATGAAAAGTCATAGGACCCAAAAAATAGACATTCATAAAAAAGCTACATAATATTTACCACAAACACCACTTATTAGTACAATTCAAAGAGAGTGCAATGGAAAGTGTTTGGCCTGAAACATCTACATATATGTAACTCgataaaatactaaataaaaaGACGGTTGCGGTGACAATAATTTTCTAATACTTGGAACTAAATCAATTTCTAAGTCAATTAGCATCGAATTAGATAAAAAGTAGCAAAACTATGAACTCGTAGGGTTTTATCACAATAAACATGGACATGCTACGAGAAAGGGAAACAATACCTGTTTTGATAAACTTAAGCTTGTATATCCAAGTCTTCGGTACTCGACCTTAAATTGGAAGACACCATATACATCGGGAACCCtgaatgatgaatgataaaGACCCTGTAGCAAATGACAGAAAATAACAATGAGACATGCATCTTACCCATTGGAGCAGCTACAAAAAAAATTGTTCGGAAGGTTTGACTACTATAATCAACTCACCTTCTGATTGGTTGACATGGTTTTCAAAACATAAGGACTCATCATATAAAACTGAAGCTGCACATCATCAGCAACATATGGTTCCCAATTTGCGCCGGACCACTCATAAATCTCCACTGAATATTCCTTTAATCAAATTGAAATGTCAATTATCAGCTCATAGCAGACATTTCAGGCTTCTTAACATTCAGTGCACAAAAAGTTACCAGGTCATCTTTGATTCTGTAGAATGAAGGTTCAACAACTTCACCAACTTTATGATGCCTTACAGTAACTGCCTACAAAAACACCGACATTTTGAAACATAAAACAAGGACAACAtggttttacaaaaaaaatcatgTGTGTATGCATGTGtggataaatatatataataagacaATATAtgcaaaagaagaaaaaacgaACACAATTTTCTTTTTGCAGAGATACAAACACATATTTGAAGAAACGAGCTCTGGGGATCAATACTTGTCGGGAAAATGAAAAACAACAGAGTGGTCACAACTTGAGACAAGAGCACACCTTCAGGTGACCTCTTTCATGGAAAATCCACTTGCTGAGTTCAGTCAAAAATTGCTCATTCCCAGATTTCTCATGCCTGTTGACATGATATTAGGCACAATCATTTCATGTTCTCCAAAAGAAAAAGAGCCAAGGTATAGACTTATTGAACACATCACAATGTAAAATTAACTGATACTAGCGCATTTCTAAAAATGTGCGCTCCCACTTTCTTATTAAGTTGCATCTTTCCATTATCACTTGCCAACACAAAAACTTACATCTTGTAATGCCGATAAATTTTTAGAAGAGGGTCTCATCTTCAAGGGGGTTCACCTTCTGGTATGGGACTTGGCAAAGAAACTTACATGCTAGCAAGGAACATTACAGTAACTAGAACTATCAcccaaacattaaaaataagaTTGCTGTCTCAAGTCAGCATGTCAAATCACTCACTTGATAGAGCTTCCAGCTTTTTGTACTCGAGATTGAAAGAACCTGAATACAAAGCCAAATCTTTCAACCCTCTAAATGAAGACAGGACGAATATTACATTATATACTAACCGGTTGCTGAACACGCTTAATGAGCCAGATATCAAAATCCGGGCATTGTTTCTTGCCTGAATGTAAACAGTATCCGTGTTACTAAAGAAAAGAATTGTAAAATAACTTCACTGTCTTGAAAATTGATGGAACTCAAGCAATTTTTTTGAATACAGACAATTTGAAATCAGTTTGCCATCTATTGAAGAAAATATATCCCCACAAAGCACCTGGAAACACATACATAAAGGCTACTTACTACATAAGAACAGACATACCTGCACTACAGAAACTAAAGATATGGAAGAACCAATCAAAGAGGGAGGGTTTGACAACTTGGAATGTGGATTGGCTGAATACGCTGCAGGTGAAGCCGAGAGAACTTTTAACACCTGAGTAAAAGTCAGATAAGATCTAAGTTGTATGGTTAAGATATAACTTGAATCACAACGTAATGTTTTCTATAAAGTGCGTCAAGAGATCTTACCATACTGTTGGCAGGATTTACTGAGTGGCCAATACCCTTATAAAGTACAGGAGCCTATTGCAGAGTAAATAGCGAAAAATGGAGATCAGACTATAATGGTTGGGCAAAATGACAAATGATCTTTTCAGTTTTGCTTTCAACAGGAAAATTCAATGGAAGAAACAAATAGAAAATGATGATAAAAACTGCTTTTTACAAGCATATTGCTTGTATGATTACCTACGTGTTTGACATTTGTTTACATGTTAGCTTGGAATAATACAAACAACTTTACCTCAATTTTCTTGCTTCCCAAAATCACTTCGGATTGAATAAAATCATCACTGGCAAGAAGAGTATGATGCCCCTCGATTTCTGAAACTGCATAGCTTGTATGATCAATGACCAAAGCTTCTGGATCCTATTATCCAACTACATGTTATCAACCTCTGCTGAAATGTATTTCCATAATTATAAACCTATTCTCTTCTAGTTTTCTACGAAAAAACAAGCTACCAATAACATTTCCATAAAATGGAGccaaaaaacaagaaaaaagaaaaaactaCCTCATCAAAGTCAACACCACACTCAAAGGCAATGTCTCGAATCAATTCCGAAGCCGATTGATCAGCAGCAATGATCAAATCATTGCCAGAATCAACGAATTCCAATATCGATGCTGTATCAATCGACCCTCCAAAACCTAATTTCACTCAAACAATAAACAATTCAATTAATCCTCTAATTTTCATATGCATAAAACAGGTCTCTGTACGAACAAAAATGGATAAAATTTTCACAAATTTCGCGTGATTACTTACGGTCGACGGTGGGGCTGAAGAGAATAAGTCCGTCATATAAATACTTTCCATATCTCTGCAAGGAGATTTTGGGATCATCGGCGAGCTTAAAATCGAGGTCAAATCCTCTGGTTTGGAGCGACTTGAAGAAGAGCGAGTGTGAAGATTTGAGTGCAAAATCCTCGAGCAAGACCAAAATTCGCCCATCTGTGGGGCTCTCGGGGGAAAATGAACTGCAGAGAGTAGCGAAGATGGGAACGAGAATCAAAAGCGTCCGAAACATAGCCATGAAGCTCTCTTGCTAAGGTTTACGCCACAGAAGTTTTTGCCTTTGTTCTACTGTGACAACAGCCAAACGCTCACTCCTCTTGCATGAGAATCTCTTTTCTAATTTATAAAAAGCTAAAATATTGTTCAATGAGAAAAAACCTCGTATAAATATTATTAGGAAATGTGACACACCATTTTAGGTGAAAATACACACAATTGGAGATGACAATGGAGCAAGAAGAGTTTGTCATCTCTATTTCCGTCTCCCAATTTCATCCTCATTCGTACGGGGGTTCCGATCCTCATTTTTTTTGATTCAGGAACAGATTCAGGGAATTCTTAAACCCAAATCCGCGAAGCCTCTCGTctcgtttcaaaaatattaatgagACAAGACTGAAATTTTCGTACCAAAAATTATTATTGTCTATTATGATTAgtgatattaataataatattatttcattattaatattattttcaggACGGATTCGAATATAGAGATAATATCCTCGTACCCATCTCGAACTATTTcgaagattttaaaaaatttctgaATCTGAAAAAATCGAAAATCTCCGTCTCTATTTTGGGTTTTTCTCATGAGGCTCCAAACTACACACTATATCGAATTTGCTTTCAAATTGAATAGACTGAACTGCCCTAAAGTTTCATGAGAAAAAAACTAAACTACTTTTACCAAAAAGGGAAAATCGaaataatcaaaactgaaataGCCAAAATAATCAGCATACTCAAACTAAAATATGCATATAAAAGAGGAATTATCATCGTTCATTTTACACACTTAGTCATGACTATAAATCAAAGACCATAAATTCCCGTGCATGGTTGTACTTAAACGAAGCGCTAACCATACCAATAGTCCAATACCAAGAACATTGCGTCACTCAGCTCCACGTTGTGCAAGAGCTAGAAATTTATAACGTGGAAAACGAAATCAAACTCCAAATTAAAGACGCCAAATAATTCTTTACCCtcatattataaaaataaatatatattaaagtaaagaaaaaaatatacaaCAGGAACTGGCAACCATCCCTCAAGCCTTCCTCATCTATCGCCTGCTGAGGCTTCCTCTAAAAATGCCGCAACAGCTATGACTGCATGGCTACTTGCAGTTTCTGTATCCATACAACAGTCGTTCTTGCCCCCAGTGTATTTCTGAAACCACATTGGATATTTGCTGCGTTCTTCGCCATGTGTAAGCTTTGCAAAGGTTTCCATATGTAAGAGAAGGTATTACGTAGAAGTTCAGATCAATCTTGTACTTCCAAGCATCGCCCATTCAAATTTCATTCTTTGCCTGTTTAAACAAGGGACAACACACAACATAAAAAAACTAGCAAGTCGAAATCAATTCAAGCCTGAGATAAATGTCATCTAACTTGGTTAGCAAATAAATTGGTAGTGGATAATGCAGATCAAGAGCTACACAAAGATCAGAAACAAAGCTTTTGGAA from the Primulina eburnea isolate SZY01 chromosome 3, ASM2296580v1, whole genome shotgun sequence genome contains:
- the LOC140826988 gene encoding dolichyl-diphosphooligosaccharide--protein glycosyltransferase 48 kDa subunit-like codes for the protein MAMFRTLLILVPIFATLCSSFSPESPTDGRILVLLEDFALKSSHSLFFKSLQTRGFDLDFKLADDPKISLQRYGKYLYDGLILFSPTVDRFGGSIDTASILEFVDSGNDLIIAADQSASELIRDIAFECGVDFDEDPEALVIDHTSYAVSEIEGHHTLLASDDFIQSEVILGSKKIEAPVLYKGIGHSVNPANSMVLKVLSASPAAYSANPHSKLSNPPSLIGSSISLVSVVQARNNARILISGSLSVFSNRFFQSRVQKAGSSIKHEKSGNEQFLTELSKWIFHERGHLKAVTVRHHKVGEVVEPSFYRIKDDLEYSVEIYEWSGANWEPYVADDVQLQFYMMSPYVLKTMSTNQKGLYHSSFRVPDVYGVFQFKVEYRRLGYTSLSLSKQIPVRPFRHNEYERFIPAAYPYYGASFSMMAGFFIFTMAYLYTK